One genomic window of Gallaecimonas sp. GXIMD4217 includes the following:
- the mltB gene encoding lytic murein transglycosylase B: MKALLLSLTMLTSAAQANDTKIAELAELAGLSAQEVRQELAGLEPNQKILDAIATPWEAKPWHQYRPIFLTQARLDAGLAFWREHADTLARAEAEFQVPAEVIVAIIGVETYFGRHMGVYHVKEALYTLGFHYPPRADFFFKELGQYLRLKGEEGWQHSPKGSYAGAMGMGQFIPSSYRHFALDYDGDGKRDLFASPQDAIGSVANYFHRHGWRLHEPVLARADNPRAVAAEPGLELDSTLGQLKALGLVPGIATDDATPAKLFAFEQAEGSDYQIGFHNFYVITRYNRSPLYARAVWELAQWLKQERADA, translated from the coding sequence GTGAAGGCCCTGCTTTTAAGCCTGACAATGCTGACCAGCGCCGCCCAGGCGAACGACACCAAGATAGCCGAGCTGGCCGAGCTGGCCGGCCTGAGCGCACAGGAGGTACGCCAGGAGCTGGCCGGCCTCGAGCCCAACCAGAAGATCCTCGACGCCATCGCCACCCCCTGGGAGGCCAAGCCCTGGCACCAGTATCGGCCCATCTTCCTGACCCAGGCCCGGCTCGATGCCGGCCTGGCCTTCTGGCGCGAGCACGCCGACACCCTGGCCAGGGCCGAAGCCGAATTCCAGGTGCCGGCCGAGGTGATCGTGGCCATCATCGGCGTCGAGACCTATTTCGGCCGCCACATGGGCGTCTACCACGTCAAGGAGGCCCTCTATACCCTGGGCTTCCACTACCCGCCCCGGGCCGATTTCTTCTTCAAAGAGCTGGGCCAGTACCTCAGGCTCAAGGGCGAGGAAGGCTGGCAGCACAGTCCCAAGGGCTCCTACGCCGGCGCCATGGGCATGGGCCAGTTCATCCCCTCCAGCTACCGCCATTTCGCCCTGGACTATGACGGCGACGGCAAGCGCGATCTGTTCGCAAGCCCCCAGGACGCCATCGGCTCCGTGGCCAATTACTTCCACCGGCACGGCTGGCGCCTGCACGAGCCGGTGCTGGCCAGGGCCGACAATCCCAGGGCCGTCGCCGCCGAGCCCGGCCTGGAACTGGACAGCACCCTGGGCCAGCTCAAGGCTCTGGGCCTGGTGCCGGGAATCGCCACCGATGACGCCACCCCGGCCAAGCTGTTCGCCTTCGAGCAGGCCGAGGGCAGCGACTACCAGATCGGCTTCCACAACTTCTACGTGATCACCCGCTACAACAGATCGCCCCTCTACGCCCGGGCGGTGTGGGAGCTGGCCCAGTGGCTGAAACAGGAGCGCGCCGATGCGTAA
- the rodA gene encoding rod shape-determining protein RodA, which produces MSDLAKKPGILARLHLDGWMLALLLCLMGLSLAVVYSASGQEMAMVERQVIRWGLSLGVMLFVAQIPPEVFRRWAVPLFGAGIAMLVAVLLVGHVGKGAQRWLDLGVIKFQPSEIMKLAVPMMVAWYIASQPLPPRLGRLLIGLALVLAPTLLIAKQPDLGTSLLIACSGIFVLFLAGMSWRLVGAALIAIGAFVPILWYFLMHDYQRQRVLTFLNPESDPLGSGYHIIQSKIAIGSGGLWGKGWLQGTQSQLEFLPERHTDFIFSVFSEEFGLVGVVCLLLLYLAVVTRGLYMATQAQTAFSRLLGGSIILTFFIYVFVNIGMVSGMLPVVGVPLPLVSYGGTSMLTLMAGFGVLMSIHTHKRMLST; this is translated from the coding sequence ATGAGCGACCTGGCCAAGAAACCCGGTATCCTGGCCCGACTGCATCTGGACGGCTGGATGCTGGCGCTGCTGCTGTGCCTGATGGGCCTCAGCCTGGCCGTGGTCTATTCCGCCTCCGGCCAGGAGATGGCCATGGTCGAGCGCCAGGTGATCCGCTGGGGCCTGTCCCTGGGGGTGATGCTGTTCGTGGCCCAGATCCCGCCGGAGGTGTTCCGGCGCTGGGCCGTGCCCCTGTTCGGGGCCGGCATCGCCATGCTGGTGGCGGTGCTGCTGGTAGGCCATGTGGGCAAGGGCGCCCAGCGCTGGCTGGATCTGGGGGTGATCAAGTTCCAGCCCTCGGAAATCATGAAGCTGGCCGTGCCCATGATGGTGGCCTGGTACATCGCCAGCCAGCCGCTGCCGCCCAGGCTGGGCCGGCTGCTGATCGGCCTGGCCCTGGTGCTGGCGCCGACCCTGCTGATCGCCAAGCAGCCGGATCTGGGCACCTCGCTGCTGATCGCCTGCTCCGGCATCTTCGTGCTGTTCCTGGCCGGCATGAGCTGGCGCCTGGTGGGGGCGGCCCTGATCGCCATCGGCGCCTTCGTGCCCATCCTCTGGTACTTCCTGATGCACGACTACCAGCGCCAGCGGGTACTCACCTTCCTCAACCCGGAGAGCGATCCCCTGGGCTCGGGCTACCACATCATCCAGTCCAAGATCGCCATCGGCTCGGGCGGCCTCTGGGGCAAGGGCTGGCTGCAGGGAACCCAGTCCCAGCTGGAGTTCCTGCCCGAGCGCCACACCGACTTCATCTTCTCGGTGTTCAGCGAGGAATTCGGCCTGGTGGGCGTCGTCTGCCTGCTGCTGCTTTACCTGGCCGTGGTCACCCGCGGCCTGTACATGGCCACCCAGGCCCAAACCGCGTTCAGCCGGCTGTTAGGTGGCTCCATTATCCTGACCTTCTTCATCTATGTTTTCGTGAACATCGGCATGGTGTCCGGCATGCTGCCGGTGGTGGGGGTGCCCCTGCCGCTGGTGTCCTACGGCGGCACCTCCATGTTGACCCTGATGGCCGGCTTCGGCGTACTGATGTCGATCCATACCCATAAACGCATGCTGAGCACCTAG
- a CDS encoding septal ring lytic transglycosylase RlpA family protein — MRKALPPLLLILAGCQSAPPSQDIAKPVPTEDDPNAGRYSQAVDAYPDSPPELGEVQDVPIRAEPYSAQGNRDYQLRGKHYRVLKQAEGFVEQGHASWYGTKFHGHTTSNGETYDMYAMSGAHKTLPLPSYVKVTNLNNQKTVVVRVNDRGPFHPGRIIDLSYAAAYKLDMLKAGTAPVRIEVVMPDTQASVLTPLKGEQKQIFVQVAATGDQDRANAMARRLAGLLGTGYQIAMTPGLYKVRLGPARDELHAEALIERLKDLDVPQPFKVYRAPKE; from the coding sequence ATGCGTAAGGCGCTGCCGCCGTTGCTGCTGATCCTGGCCGGTTGTCAAAGTGCCCCGCCGTCCCAGGACATCGCCAAGCCGGTGCCCACCGAGGACGATCCCAACGCCGGCCGTTACAGCCAGGCCGTGGACGCCTACCCGGACAGCCCCCCGGAGCTGGGCGAGGTCCAGGACGTGCCGATCAGGGCCGAGCCCTACAGCGCCCAGGGCAACCGGGACTATCAACTGCGCGGCAAGCACTACCGGGTGCTCAAGCAGGCCGAGGGTTTCGTCGAGCAGGGCCATGCCTCCTGGTACGGCACCAAGTTCCACGGCCACACCACCTCCAACGGCGAGACCTACGACATGTACGCCATGTCCGGGGCCCACAAGACCCTGCCCCTGCCCTCCTACGTGAAGGTCACCAACCTCAACAACCAGAAGACGGTGGTGGTGCGGGTCAACGATCGCGGCCCCTTCCACCCGGGGCGCATCATCGATCTCTCCTACGCCGCCGCCTACAAGCTGGACATGCTCAAGGCGGGCACGGCGCCGGTACGTATCGAGGTGGTGATGCCGGATACACAAGCCTCGGTGCTGACCCCGCTCAAGGGCGAGCAGAAACAGATCTTCGTGCAGGTGGCCGCCACCGGCGACCAGGACAGGGCCAACGCCATGGCCAGGCGCCTTGCCGGCCTGCTGGGCACCGGCTACCAGATCGCCATGACCCCGGGCCTGTACAAGGTACGGCTGGGCCCGGCCCGGGACGAGCTCCATGCCGAGGCCCTGATTGAACGGCTCAAAGACCTGGACGTGCCACAGCCGTTCAAGGTCTACAGGGCACCCAAGGAGTGA